A window of Brachyhypopomus gauderio isolate BG-103 unplaced genomic scaffold, BGAUD_0.2 sc93, whole genome shotgun sequence contains these coding sequences:
- the LOC143495136 gene encoding disheveled-associated activator of morphogenesis 1-like, whose amino-acid sequence MVPRKRGGGGGLSFLWCCVRRSEQPEISYRIRQDSSFTPPAMEPTLPMPPAHELDTMFSELVDDLDLTEKHREAMFALPAEKKWQIYCSKKKEQEEDKGATHWPEFYIDQINSMAARTTVLAMEKEDEEERNKTIESLKTALRTQPMSFVTRFIDLDGLTCVLNFLRKMDHETTESQIHTSLIGCIKALMNNTQGRANVLAHPQSITTIAQSLATHNVKTKVAVLEILGAVCLVPGGHRKVLQAMLHYQKFASERTRFQNLLNDLDRSTGRYKDEVNLKTAIMSFINAVLSQGAGETSLEFRIHLRYEFLMLGIQPVIDKLRTHENATLDRHLEYFEMKRNEDELALAKRFETVHIDTKSATQVFELIRKRINHTEAFPHFLSVLQHCLHMPYKRTGTTVQYWLLLDRIVQQIILQSDKGDDPDVAPLENFDVKNVVRMLVNENEVKQWKEQAEKMRKEHNELQQKVEKKERECEAKAQEKEEMMQTLNKMKEKLEKESNEHKIVKQQVADLTVQLREMSARSSVPGGPPVGPGAPGGPLPPPPGQIGMPPPPPPPGGLLPPPPPPPGAPPPPPPPGLPGIFPPLLGGPGLKKKNIPQPSNPLKSFNWAKLGENKLEGTVWMDLDDSKVFKILDLEDIERTFSAYQKQQKESEDDSMPVKKVKELSVIDGRRAQNCNILLSRLKLTNEEIKRAILTMDEHEDLPKDMLEQMLKFVPEKGDIDLLEEHKHELDRMAKADRFFYEMSRINHYQQRLQSLYFKKKFAERVAEVKPKIEALSRASKEVKGSGNLSQLLEVVLALGNFMNKGQRGNAYGFKLSSLNKIVDTKSSIDRNVTLLHYLITLLEQKYPKVALIQDDLQNVPEAAKVNMTELDKEVNNLRSGLKSVEAELEYQKSRPTDAGDKFVSAVSQFITVAGFSFSEVEDSLQEAKQLFQKAVKHFGEEPSTAQPDDFFGIFDQFLQAVVEAKQDNENLRRRKEEEERRARLEAQMKEQREKERIARKARENKEEDGEFDDLVSALRSGEVFDKDMSKMKRNRRRPNNLETSRERPISKLDF is encoded by the exons ATGGTTCCGCGAAAGAGAGGCGGTGGGGGGGGTCTCTCCTTCCTTTGGTGTTGCGTAAGACGCAGTGAGCAGCCTGAGATCTCCTATCGTATCCGCCAAGACAGCAGCTTCACCCCACCAGCCATGGAGCCCACACTGCCAATGCCCCCGGCCCACGAGCTGGACACCATGTTCTCCGAACTCGTG GATGACCTTGATCTCACGGAGAAACACAGGGAAGCCATGTTCGCTCTTCCTGCTGAGAAGAAGTGGCAGATATATTGCAGCAAAAAGAAG GAACAGGAAGAAGATAAAGGAGCAACACACTGGCCAGAGTTCTACATAGACCAGATCAACTCCATGGCGGCT AGAACAACTGTGCTGGCCATGGAGaaggaagatgaggaggagagaaacAAGACGATAGAGAGTTTGAAGACAGCACTGCGAACACAGCCCATgag TTTCGTCACGCGCTTCATCGACCTGGACGGCCTGACGTGCGTGTTGAACTTCCTGCGGAAGATGGACCATGAGACGACGGAGTCTCAGATCCACACGTCGCTCATCGGCTGCATCAAGGCGCTGATGAACAACACGCAGGGGCGTGCCAACGTGCTCGCCCACCCGCAGAGCATCACCACCATCGCCCAGAGCCTGGCCACCCACAACGTCAAGACCAAGGTGGCCGTGCTGGAGATCCTGGGGGCCGTGTGCCTGGTGCCCGGAGGCCATCGCAAGGTCCTGCAGGCCATGCTGCACTACCAGAAGTTCGCCAGCGAGAGGACACGCTTCCAG AATCTTCTAAATGATTTGGACAGAAGCACGGGGAGATACAAAGATGAGGTCAATCTGAAGACGGCCATAATGTCCTTCATCAACGCTGTCCTCAGCCAGGGTGCAGGCGAG ACCAGTCTAGAGTTCAGAATTCATTTACGGTACGAGTTCCTGATGTTGGGCATCCAGCCAGTGATCGACAAGTTACGGACCCATGAAAACGCCACGCTCGATCG GCATCTGGAGTACTTTGAAATGAAACGAAATGAAGATGAATTAGCCCTGGCCAAACGTTTTGAGACT GTACATATAGACACGAAGAGTGCCACTCAGGTGTTTGAGCTCATTCGGAAGAGGATTAACCACACAGAGGCTTTCCCACACTTCCTGTCCGTCTTACAGCACTGTCTCCATATGCCTT ACAAGCGGACCGGCACCACCGTGCAGTACTGGCTCCTCCTGGACAGGATCGTCCAGCAGATCATCCTGCAGAGCGACAAGGGAGACGACCCTGACGTGGCTCCTCTGGAGAACTTCGACGTGAAGAACGTGGTGCGGAT gCTGGTTAATGAGAATGAAGTCAAACAGTGGAAAGAACAAGCAGAGAAGATGAGGAAGG AACATAACGAGTTGCAGCAGAAGGTGGAGAAGAAGGAGCGTGAGTGTGAGGCGAAGGctcaggagaaggaggagatgaTGCAGACGCTCAACAAGATGAAGGAGAAGTTGGAGAAGGAGAGCAATGAGCACAAGATCGTCAAGCAGCAAGTGGCCGACCTCACCGTGCAGCTCAGAGAGATGAGTGCG AGGTCAAGCGTTCCTGGAGGCCCTCCTGTTGGTCCCGGGGCCCCGGGTGGtcccctgcctcccccaccaGGTCAAATTGGCatgcctccacctcctccacctcctggtGGGCttctcccacctccaccaccccctcctggggcacccccacccccacctccacctggtCTGCCTGGTATCTTCCCACCTCTCCTAGGAGGTCCTGGGCTGAAGAAAAAGAACATTCCTCAACCTTCAAACCCACTCAAGTCCTTCAACTGGGCCAAACTGGGTGAA AATAAGCTAGAAGGAACTGTGTGGATGGATCTTGATGACAGTAAGGTGTTCAAAATCCTGGACCTGGAAGACATTGAGAGAACCTTTTCAGCCTATCAAAAGCAACAG AAAGAGTCTGAGGATGACTCCATGCCCGTGAAGAAGGTGAAGGAGCTGTCTGTTATCGACGGACGCCGAGCCCAGAActgcaacatcctcctctcACG GTTAAAACTGACCAATGAAGAGATCAAGAGGGCCATTTTGACCATGGACGAGCACGAGGACCTTCCCAAAGACATGCTCGAGCAG ATGCTGAAGTTCGTCCCGGAGAAGGGTGACATTGATCTTCTGGAGGAACACAAGCACGAGCTGGATAGGATGGCCAAAGCTGACCGCTTCTTCTACGAGATGAGCAG GATCAACCACTATCAGCAAAGGCTGCAGTCACTCTACTTCAAGAAGAAGTTTGCAGAAAGGGTGGCAGAGGTCAAACCAAAAATCGAAG CTCTCAGCAGGGCATCCAAAGAGGTCAAAGGTAGTGGAAACCTCAGTCAGCTTCTGGAGGTCGTCCTGGCGCTCGGCAACTTCATGAACAAAGGCCAGAGGGGCAACGCTTATGGCTTCAAGTTGTCTTCCCTTAATAAGATTGTAGACACCAAATCCAGCATCGACAG gaaTGTCACTTTATTGCACTACCTGATCACCCTTCTTGAGCAGAAGTACCCCAAGGTGGCACTGATTCAGGATGACTTACAGAATGTTCCAGAAGCTGCCAAAGTCAA CATGACTGAACTGGACAAAGAGGTCAACAATTTACGAAGCGGATTGAAGAGTGTGGAGGCT GAGCTCGAGTATCAGAAGAGTCGTCCCACAGACGCGGGGGACAAGTTCGTATCTGCGGTCAGCCAGTTCATCACCGTGGCTGGTTTCAGCTTCTCGGAGGTGGAGGACTCGCTTCAGGAGGCCAAGCAGCTG TTCCAGAAGGCAGTGAAGCACTTTGGTGAGGAGCCCAGCACCGCCCAACCTGATGACTTCTTCGGCATCTTCGATCAGTTCCTGCAGGCTGTGGTTGAGGCCAAGCAGGACAATGAGAACCTGCGGCGTCgtaaggaagaggaggagcgcCGAGCCCGTCTGGAGGCGCAG